Proteins from a genomic interval of Colias croceus chromosome 2, ilColCroc2.1:
- the LOC123705726 gene encoding ras GTPase-activating protein raskol isoform X4 codes for MSTERRLSRSFHSCLKGSSTEEAADEEESCYHSLGGRHSLNRQPQVYVEDLSNVTLADFESSQDDIDDTSYEKACRRGSAPSTPIPGAQAQHSPSRLASFFFSKRSFRSNPLKRTKSATKLERERILAAVPTHPATHALRTSRSHESLLSAHSPAVSTMDLGPPNQVEIRALHSSVLGRPHCFALSAENRAPRYFACASRKERDRWIYSLRQAARPDEIRTRRCERTVKLWLLEAKAIPPKKRYYCEILLDDTLYARSSSKLKTELCFWGEVYEFSALPAVRAIHVNVYREPERRARKRDKHALVGTVRIPVDDVSSRYLNERWYGVSEGDKPQSPGRAPAPAPALRIKCRYQCVDVLPLDCYARFLDYLKRNYRRLCEYLEPVIGVKAKEDIGCALVLCMAGAGLAPRYLADVVALDVRRTGDHSLTFRGNSLATKSMEAYLKLVGDQYLQDTLGEAVCAAAGPSAAECEVDPLRAGSSAALRRQQAALRDAVTLAWRAIAASAPRFPPPLRDCFATFRERLASMGREDISDNLISASIFLRFLCPAILSPSLFGITHEYPNERAARNLTLVAKTLQTLANFTRFQGKEAFMEFLNDFLEQEAPNMKAFLRAISTRPQEQQAQQQPQQQQQQQQQQDSKRNSSTSQGSTTSESQIGSVEADPEWAPHVDLGKQLATLHGLLVDSLPKLPAGRIPELDPLSDILEELSKKLVSNDIGPTTQMTDNIFRFNDPTCNTPTKQNNENVVSNGPINSNFAHSSPIMNKNGVQFNISPSKSNADESKYKGSYVTVSKSPSFNLRSATLPRNGYGSSPGNQNVNPDRYSSQYNNQEHCVNLKVVQIGFGSDQYPKGISNGLNESLERRFQDRYKPNNNFNQQHYHNNSNYSSTERSPSSDSINHNYCTNEMQNIIKETATLDELSDLLKYADDSDIVDEKIMNKKNIAQSKSNNNIVNGNKNYTNNGSNVSISGLSNVASSGYQSIATYSQSSSPIENTTHHHQPYENGGQPLSRYSQLNYQKQRDKQYYDSKNEKFYPKSPVQQKIEYDIQKYGIQNFTTADNVQNNTNSNSKIAPLVFTNPVYNMEDNRQSQENKKNENRNSKRCPCGSSSSSIDEEGLSTDNAETNSEEGSTNFNDDGRNFDQQNHNSTHRKLTRDNCNYEDVYQRSNHSNSPRIRDDESSSNSPSLRKSSKTRMPRTNPMLSYSTNQNQLNLKHFGQRGESLYESKPHHISTDSGYPMSRSDSNVEEVNKEMYRLQISRSQKALYNMENAKNSPEKFVNDNSIPETNYPLDRAYSGAKMSSSRLNEDMERHQDYYGVRERRESPSRVFSRESHSSEASERVPVRTERDIPARDKLQRRLSLESARELTDSSDEMDDTLYSTTGRRRTKHHRTIEQYEREIERLKCSVELLRGRLGPTDAGTDHTDAKMKAIISRLICVEEELRREQRKMAAALSHKQRVIEAQEHRIAALDEANTRLLSALVHLQQRAPHPAPAHNNSTHSPHSHQELQI; via the exons ACACATCATATGAAAAAGCATGTCGGCGAGGTTCCGCACCAAGCACGCCCATACCAGGCGCTCAGGCGCAGCACAGTCCATCGCGTCTTGCGTCCTTCTTCTTCTCCAAGAGATCCTTCAGAAGCAATCCCTTGAAACGAACAAAATCCGCCACCAAGTTGGAACGGGAGAGGATACTCGCGGCGGTCCCTACTCATCCAGCTACACATGCTTTACGGACTTcaag ATCCCATGAAAGTTTGTTATCGGCGCATTCGCCCGCTGTATCCACAATGGATTTGGGACCTCCAAATCAA gtAGAAATTCGTGCTCTACATTCGTCGGTGCTAGGCAGGCCGCACTGTTTTGCATTGAGTGCAGAAAACCGTGCACCTAGATATTTTGCTTGCGCGTCACGTAAGGAAAGAGATAGATGgatatatag tttacGCCAGGCAGCACGACCCGATGAAATACGGACGAGGCGATGTGAGCGAACGGTGAAGCTTTGGTTACTTGAAGCAAAAGCCATTCCTCCCAAAAAGAGATACTATTGCGAGATTCTCCTAGATGACACCTTATATGCGAG ATCATCATCGAAACTAAAAACGGAGCTGTGCTTCTGGGGCGAGGTGTACGAGTTCAGCGCGCTGCCGGCGGTGCGCGCGATACACGTCAACGTGTACCGCGAGCCCGAGCGGCGTGCGCGCAAGCGGGACAAGCACGCGCTTGTTG GCACAGTCCGCATCCCAGTGGACGACGTATCGTCCCGCTACCTGAACGAGCGCTG GTACGGGGTGAGCGAGGGCGACAAGCCGCAGTCGCCGGGCCGcgcgcccgcgcccgcgcccgcgcTGCGCATCAAGTGCCGCTACCAGTGCGTCGACGTGCTGCCGCTCGACTGCTACGCGCGCTTCCTCGACTACCTCAAGCGGAACTACCGCCGGCTCTGCGAGTACCTGGAGCCCGTCATCG GTGTAAAAGCAAAGGAGGATATCGGCTGTGCCCTCGTCCTCTGCATGGCCGGTGCTGGCTTGGCCCCACGATACTTAGCGGATGTAGTGGCCCTTGATGTACGAAGGACTGGCGACCATTCGCTTACTTTTAGAGGAAACTCGCTCGCTACTAAGAGCATGGAGGCGTATTTGAAACTCGTTGGTGATCAGTATTTACAG GACACGCTGGGCGAAGCGGTATGCGCAGCGGCGGGTCCAAGCGCAGCGGAGTGCGAAGTGGACCCGCTGCGCGCGGGCTCGAGCGCGGCGCTGCGCCGGCAGCAGGCCGCGCTGCGGGACGCGGTCACGCTCGCCTGGCGCGCTATAGCGGCCTCCGCACCGCGCTTCCCGCCGCCGCTGAGGGACTGCTTCGCTACTTTTAGGGAAAG acTCGCCTCGATGGGCAGAGAAGATATATCAGACAATCTCATCAGCGCTTCAATATTCTTGCGCTTTTTATGCCCGGCTATACTGTCCCCGAGCCTCTTTGGAATTACTCACG AATACCCGAACGAGCGTGCGGCACGCAACTTGACGCTGGTCGCGAAGACGCTGCAGACGCTGGCCAACTTCACGCGCTTCCAGGGGAAGGAGGCCTTCATGGAGTTCCTCAACGACTTCCTTGAACAGGAGGCACCCAATATGAAGGCCTTTTTGAGAGCTATTTCT ACACGGCCGCAAGAGCAACAAGCCCAGCAACAGCCACAGCAACAACAGCAACAGCAACAGCAACAAGACAGCAAGCGCAACTCGTCCACGTCACAAGGGTCCACAACATCAGAGTCGCAGATAGGCAGTGTGGAAGCAGACCCCGAGTGGGCGCCACATGTTGACTTGGGCAAGCAGCTGGCCACATTGCATGGCTTGTTGGTGGATAGCCTGCCGAAACTACCCGCTGGGAGGATACCG gAACTGGACCCACTATCCGACATATTGGAAGAACTTTCTAAGAAGTTAGTTAGCAACGATATCGGACCGACAACCCAAATGactgataatatatttag GTTCAACGATCCCACTTGCAACACACCAACGAAACAAAACAATGAAAACGTTGTTTCCAACGGTCCAATAAACAGTAACTTCGCTCACAGTTCACCCATCATGAACAAAAACGGGGTCCAATTCAACATAAGTCCGTCGAAATCTAACGCAGATGAATCGAAGTACAAAGGATCATACGTAACTGTGTCCAAATCGCCCAGTTTTAATTTACGCTCCGCAACGCTACCCAGAAATGGATATGGCTCGAGCCCGGGAAACCAAAATGTTAACCCGGACAGATACAGCTCACAATACAACAACCAAGAGCACTGCGTTAACTTGAAAGTCGTACAAATTGGTTTCGGCTCGGATCAATATCCAAAAGGCATCAGCAATGGCTTGAACGAAAGCCTCGAGAGACGTTTCCAAGACAGATACAAGCCAAACAATAATTTCAATCAACAGCACTATCACAATAATTCTAATTACAGCAGCACCGAAAGATCTCCGAGTAGCGATAGTATTAATCACAATTATTGCACAAACGAAATGCAGAATATCATAAAAGAAACTGCCACGTTAGATGAGTTGTCAGATTTGTTGAAATACGCAGATGATTCCGATATAGTTGACGAAAAGATTATGAACAAAAAGAATATAGCTCAATCGAAATCGAACAACAATATCGTGAACGGGAACAAAAATTACACAAACAACGGCTCAAATGTTTCTATTAGTGGTTTGTCGAATGTCGCCAGTTCCGGTTACCAAAGCATCGCTACGTACAGCCAAAGTTCTAGTCCCATCGAGAATACTAcacatcatcatcagccctaTGAAAACGGCGGACAACCTTTGAGTCGCTATTCGCAGCTAAATTACCAAAAACAAAGAGATAAACAGTATTACGACAGTAAAAACGAAAAGTTCTATCCAAAGAGCCCAGTGCAACAAAAAATCGAATACGACATTCAgaaatatggcatacaaaaCTTTACCACTGCCGATAATGTACAAAATAACacaaattcaaactcaaaaattGCTCCATTGGTGTTCACGAATCCCGTTTATAATATGGAGGATAATCGACAATCgcaagaaaataaaaagaatgaaAATAGAAACTCCAAACGGTGTCCATGTGGCTCATCCAGTTCATCCATAGATGAGGAGGGCTTGAGCACTGACAACGCGGAGACTAATTCTGAAGAGGGTTCTACCAACTTCAATGACGATGGTAGAAACTTCGACCAACAGAATCATAACAGTACCCACCGAAAACTCACCAGAGATAATTGTAATTATGAAGATGTCTATCAGAGGAGTAATCACAGTAACTCTCCTAGAATAAGGGACGACGAATCGTCTAGTAATTCGCCAAGTCTACGCAAAAGTAGCAAGACGCGAATGCCCAGAACAAACCCTATGCTCTCTTACTCGACTAACCAAAATCAACTCAACCTCAAACACTTCGGACAGAGAGGCGAGTCGCTGTATGAAAGTAAACCGCACCACATATCCACGGATTCAGGGTATCCGATGAGTAGATCGGATTCGAACGTCGAAGAAGTGAATAAAGAGATGTATCGACTGCAGATATCGAGGAGTCAGAAAGCGTTGTACAATATGGAGAATGCGAAGAATTCTCCCGAGAAATTTGTAAACGACAACTCTATTCCGGAGACGAATTATCCGCTGGATAGAGCTTATTCGGGTGCAAAGATGTCTAGCAGTAGATTGAACGAGGATATGGAGAGGCATCAGGATTATTATGGTGTGAGGGAAAGACGGGAATCACCGTCTCGTGTGTTCAGTAGGGAGTCTCACTCGAGTGAGGCGAGTGAACGCGTCCCAGTGAGGACTGAGAGGGACATCCCAGCGAGAGACAAACTGCAGCGACGACTCAGTTTGGAGTCTGCGCGGGAACTCACTGACAGTTCAGATGAGATGGACGACACGCTCTACAGCACTACGGGACGGAGACGGACCAAGCATCATAGAACTATTGAACAG TATGAGCGTGAAATAGAACGACTAAAATGTTCAGTGGAATTGTTGCGCGGACGGCTCGGTCCCACCGACGCTGGCACAGACCACACCGATGCTAAGATGAAGGCTATTATATCAAG GTTAATCTGCGTGGAGGAGGAGTTACGGCGCGAGCAAcgcaagatggcggccgcgcTGTCACACAAGCAGCGCGTCATAGAAGCGCAAGAGCACAGAATAGCCGCGCTCGATGAAGCAAACACGCGGCTTCTCTCCGCGTTAGTGCATTTACAGCAGCGGGCCCCACACCCCGCGCCCGCACACAACAATAGCACTCACTCGCCACACTCTCATCAGGAACTACAAATCTAG
- the LOC123705726 gene encoding ras GTPase-activating protein raskol isoform X2: MTSMSGTISPKSSPACDEEGRRKSIFYVPLFESFDNYLPLTPEEKEALITGQNIDGTPIKPKRKYASDRAKLQIYSRGDSSLTESESDISLFSPERRYHRPLSTTASSNEALPRVGQRDLMSPRLVAENDLIKHSKPRLRSTTSCEPRYDRVYQPLAVSISSNKLNNSIANISTKLPSRTDIRNSNLSLIPDSPKIQTPNKEKSKTLPQNLNTPSPIKGSCSSSSIFKTPKITVTPESPNKSAGKITSFIRRSRSTKLSRSNSLLRSITARNIEEGLEEVAVIITDITDDYDTFVGKNGGEREVLEALIKKNEEQIANSPLSIRRGYHLDVDDDVAVHSDTSYEKACRRGSAPSTPIPGAQAQHSPSRLASFFFSKRSFRSNPLKRTKSATKLERERILAAVPTHPATHALRTSRSHESLLSAHSPAVSTMDLGPPNQVEIRALHSSVLGRPHCFALSAENRAPRYFACASRKERDRWIYSLRQAARPDEIRTRRCERTVKLWLLEAKAIPPKKRYYCEILLDDTLYARSSSKLKTELCFWGEVYEFSALPAVRAIHVNVYREPERRARKRDKHALVGTVRIPVDDVSSRYLNERWYGVSEGDKPQSPGRAPAPAPALRIKCRYQCVDVLPLDCYARFLDYLKRNYRRLCEYLEPVIGVKAKEDIGCALVLCMAGAGLAPRYLADVVALDVRRTGDHSLTFRGNSLATKSMEAYLKLVGDQYLQDTLGEAVCAAAGPSAAECEVDPLRAGSSAALRRQQAALRDAVTLAWRAIAASAPRFPPPLRDCFATFRERLASMGREDISDNLISASIFLRFLCPAILSPSLFGITHEYPNERAARNLTLVAKTLQTLANFTRFQGKEAFMEFLNDFLEQEAPNMKAFLRAISTRPQEQQAQQQPQQQQQQQQQQDSKRNSSTSQGSTTSESQIGSVEADPEWAPHVDLGKQLATLHGLLVDSLPKLPAGRIPELDPLSDILEELSKKLVSNDIGPTTQMTDNIFRFNDPTCNTPTKQNNENVVSNGPINSNFAHSSPIMNKNGVQFNISPSKSNADESKYKGSYVTVSKSPSFNLRSATLPRNGYGSSPGNQNVNPDRYSSQYNNQEHCVNLKVVQIGFGSDQYPKGISNGLNESLERRFQDRYKPNNNFNQQHYHNNSNYSSTERSPSSDSINHNYCTNEMQNIIKETATLDELSDLLKYADDSDIVDEKIMNKKNIAQSKSNNNIVNGNKNYTNNGSNVSISGLSNVASSGYQSIATYSQSSSPIENTTHHHQPYENGGQPLSRYSQLNYQKQRDKQYYDSKNEKFYPKSPVQQKIEYDIQKYGIQNFTTADNVQNNTNSNSKIAPLVFTNPVYNMEDNRQSQENKKNENRNSKRCPCGSSSSSIDEEGLSTDNAETNSEEGSTNFNDDGRNFDQQNHNSTHRKLTRDNCNYEDVYQRSNHSNSPRIRDDESSSNSPSLRKSSKTRMPRTNPMLSYSTNQNQLNLKHFGQRGESLYESKPHHISTDSGYPMSRSDSNVEEVNKEMYRLQISRSQKALYNMENAKNSPEKFVNDNSIPETNYPLDRAYSGAKMSSSRLNEDMERHQDYYGVRERRESPSRVFSRESHSSEASERVPVRTERDIPARDKLQRRLSLESARELTDSSDEMDDTLYSTTGRRRTKHHRTIEQYEREIERLKCSVELLRGRLGPTDAGTDHTDAKMKAIISRLICVEEELRREQRKMAAALSHKQRVIEAQEHRIAALDEANTRLLSALVHLQQRAPHPAPAHNNSTHSPHSHQELQI, from the exons ATGACCAGCATGTCGGGAACGATCTCACCGAAGTCCTCACCTGCGTGCGACGAGGAGGGGCGAcgtaaatctattttttatgtgCCATTGTTCGAGAGCTTTGACAATTACTTACCGCTCACGCCAGAAGAAAAAGAGGCTTTAATAACGGGGCAAAATATTGATGGAACTCCGATAAAACCTAAGCGAAAATATGCCTCTGATCGCGCAAAATTACAAATCTACTCTAGAGGCGATTCGTCCTTGACCGAAAGTGAAAGTGATATCAGTTTGTTTAGTCCAGAAAGGCGATATCACCGACCTTTGTCAACGACGGCGAGTTCTAATGAAGCGCTGCCGAGAGTAGGTCAACGTGATCTTATGAGCCCTAGACTAGTTGCAGAAAATGATCTCATAAAGCACTCGAAACCGCGACTACGATCTACGACTTCGTGTGAACCACGGTATGACAGGGTCTACCAACCTCTAGCAGTATCGATCTCatcgaataaattaaataattccatAGCAAATATTTCAACTAAATTGCCATCACGTACAGATATAAGAAATTCTAATTTATCCTTAATACCCGACTCACCAAAAATACAGACTCCTAACAAAGAGAAGTCGAAAACATTGCCACAGAACTTGAACACCCCGTCACCTATTAAAGGTAGTTGTAGTTCGTCATCTATATTTAAAACGCCAAAAATAACAGTCACCCCCGAGAGTCCTAATAAGAGCGCTGGGAAAATTACTAGTTTCATTCGAAGATCTCGAAGTACAAAGCTTTCGAGAAGCAACTCATTGCTTCGAAGTATTACAGCAAGGAATATTGAAGAAGGATTAGAAGAAGTCGCGGTTATTATTACGGATATAACTGATGATTATGATACCTTTGTTGGTAAAAATGGTGGTGAAAGAGAGGTTTTAGAAGCTCTTATAAAGAAGAATGAGGAGCAAATTGCAAATAGTCCTCTCAGCATTCGAAGAGGATATCATCTGGATGTCGATGATGATGTAGCCGTGCATTCCG ACACATCATATGAAAAAGCATGTCGGCGAGGTTCCGCACCAAGCACGCCCATACCAGGCGCTCAGGCGCAGCACAGTCCATCGCGTCTTGCGTCCTTCTTCTTCTCCAAGAGATCCTTCAGAAGCAATCCCTTGAAACGAACAAAATCCGCCACCAAGTTGGAACGGGAGAGGATACTCGCGGCGGTCCCTACTCATCCAGCTACACATGCTTTACGGACTTcaag ATCCCATGAAAGTTTGTTATCGGCGCATTCGCCCGCTGTATCCACAATGGATTTGGGACCTCCAAATCAA gtAGAAATTCGTGCTCTACATTCGTCGGTGCTAGGCAGGCCGCACTGTTTTGCATTGAGTGCAGAAAACCGTGCACCTAGATATTTTGCTTGCGCGTCACGTAAGGAAAGAGATAGATGgatatatag tttacGCCAGGCAGCACGACCCGATGAAATACGGACGAGGCGATGTGAGCGAACGGTGAAGCTTTGGTTACTTGAAGCAAAAGCCATTCCTCCCAAAAAGAGATACTATTGCGAGATTCTCCTAGATGACACCTTATATGCGAG ATCATCATCGAAACTAAAAACGGAGCTGTGCTTCTGGGGCGAGGTGTACGAGTTCAGCGCGCTGCCGGCGGTGCGCGCGATACACGTCAACGTGTACCGCGAGCCCGAGCGGCGTGCGCGCAAGCGGGACAAGCACGCGCTTGTTG GCACAGTCCGCATCCCAGTGGACGACGTATCGTCCCGCTACCTGAACGAGCGCTG GTACGGGGTGAGCGAGGGCGACAAGCCGCAGTCGCCGGGCCGcgcgcccgcgcccgcgcccgcgcTGCGCATCAAGTGCCGCTACCAGTGCGTCGACGTGCTGCCGCTCGACTGCTACGCGCGCTTCCTCGACTACCTCAAGCGGAACTACCGCCGGCTCTGCGAGTACCTGGAGCCCGTCATCG GTGTAAAAGCAAAGGAGGATATCGGCTGTGCCCTCGTCCTCTGCATGGCCGGTGCTGGCTTGGCCCCACGATACTTAGCGGATGTAGTGGCCCTTGATGTACGAAGGACTGGCGACCATTCGCTTACTTTTAGAGGAAACTCGCTCGCTACTAAGAGCATGGAGGCGTATTTGAAACTCGTTGGTGATCAGTATTTACAG GACACGCTGGGCGAAGCGGTATGCGCAGCGGCGGGTCCAAGCGCAGCGGAGTGCGAAGTGGACCCGCTGCGCGCGGGCTCGAGCGCGGCGCTGCGCCGGCAGCAGGCCGCGCTGCGGGACGCGGTCACGCTCGCCTGGCGCGCTATAGCGGCCTCCGCACCGCGCTTCCCGCCGCCGCTGAGGGACTGCTTCGCTACTTTTAGGGAAAG acTCGCCTCGATGGGCAGAGAAGATATATCAGACAATCTCATCAGCGCTTCAATATTCTTGCGCTTTTTATGCCCGGCTATACTGTCCCCGAGCCTCTTTGGAATTACTCACG AATACCCGAACGAGCGTGCGGCACGCAACTTGACGCTGGTCGCGAAGACGCTGCAGACGCTGGCCAACTTCACGCGCTTCCAGGGGAAGGAGGCCTTCATGGAGTTCCTCAACGACTTCCTTGAACAGGAGGCACCCAATATGAAGGCCTTTTTGAGAGCTATTTCT ACACGGCCGCAAGAGCAACAAGCCCAGCAACAGCCACAGCAACAACAGCAACAGCAACAGCAACAAGACAGCAAGCGCAACTCGTCCACGTCACAAGGGTCCACAACATCAGAGTCGCAGATAGGCAGTGTGGAAGCAGACCCCGAGTGGGCGCCACATGTTGACTTGGGCAAGCAGCTGGCCACATTGCATGGCTTGTTGGTGGATAGCCTGCCGAAACTACCCGCTGGGAGGATACCG gAACTGGACCCACTATCCGACATATTGGAAGAACTTTCTAAGAAGTTAGTTAGCAACGATATCGGACCGACAACCCAAATGactgataatatatttag GTTCAACGATCCCACTTGCAACACACCAACGAAACAAAACAATGAAAACGTTGTTTCCAACGGTCCAATAAACAGTAACTTCGCTCACAGTTCACCCATCATGAACAAAAACGGGGTCCAATTCAACATAAGTCCGTCGAAATCTAACGCAGATGAATCGAAGTACAAAGGATCATACGTAACTGTGTCCAAATCGCCCAGTTTTAATTTACGCTCCGCAACGCTACCCAGAAATGGATATGGCTCGAGCCCGGGAAACCAAAATGTTAACCCGGACAGATACAGCTCACAATACAACAACCAAGAGCACTGCGTTAACTTGAAAGTCGTACAAATTGGTTTCGGCTCGGATCAATATCCAAAAGGCATCAGCAATGGCTTGAACGAAAGCCTCGAGAGACGTTTCCAAGACAGATACAAGCCAAACAATAATTTCAATCAACAGCACTATCACAATAATTCTAATTACAGCAGCACCGAAAGATCTCCGAGTAGCGATAGTATTAATCACAATTATTGCACAAACGAAATGCAGAATATCATAAAAGAAACTGCCACGTTAGATGAGTTGTCAGATTTGTTGAAATACGCAGATGATTCCGATATAGTTGACGAAAAGATTATGAACAAAAAGAATATAGCTCAATCGAAATCGAACAACAATATCGTGAACGGGAACAAAAATTACACAAACAACGGCTCAAATGTTTCTATTAGTGGTTTGTCGAATGTCGCCAGTTCCGGTTACCAAAGCATCGCTACGTACAGCCAAAGTTCTAGTCCCATCGAGAATACTAcacatcatcatcagccctaTGAAAACGGCGGACAACCTTTGAGTCGCTATTCGCAGCTAAATTACCAAAAACAAAGAGATAAACAGTATTACGACAGTAAAAACGAAAAGTTCTATCCAAAGAGCCCAGTGCAACAAAAAATCGAATACGACATTCAgaaatatggcatacaaaaCTTTACCACTGCCGATAATGTACAAAATAACacaaattcaaactcaaaaattGCTCCATTGGTGTTCACGAATCCCGTTTATAATATGGAGGATAATCGACAATCgcaagaaaataaaaagaatgaaAATAGAAACTCCAAACGGTGTCCATGTGGCTCATCCAGTTCATCCATAGATGAGGAGGGCTTGAGCACTGACAACGCGGAGACTAATTCTGAAGAGGGTTCTACCAACTTCAATGACGATGGTAGAAACTTCGACCAACAGAATCATAACAGTACCCACCGAAAACTCACCAGAGATAATTGTAATTATGAAGATGTCTATCAGAGGAGTAATCACAGTAACTCTCCTAGAATAAGGGACGACGAATCGTCTAGTAATTCGCCAAGTCTACGCAAAAGTAGCAAGACGCGAATGCCCAGAACAAACCCTATGCTCTCTTACTCGACTAACCAAAATCAACTCAACCTCAAACACTTCGGACAGAGAGGCGAGTCGCTGTATGAAAGTAAACCGCACCACATATCCACGGATTCAGGGTATCCGATGAGTAGATCGGATTCGAACGTCGAAGAAGTGAATAAAGAGATGTATCGACTGCAGATATCGAGGAGTCAGAAAGCGTTGTACAATATGGAGAATGCGAAGAATTCTCCCGAGAAATTTGTAAACGACAACTCTATTCCGGAGACGAATTATCCGCTGGATAGAGCTTATTCGGGTGCAAAGATGTCTAGCAGTAGATTGAACGAGGATATGGAGAGGCATCAGGATTATTATGGTGTGAGGGAAAGACGGGAATCACCGTCTCGTGTGTTCAGTAGGGAGTCTCACTCGAGTGAGGCGAGTGAACGCGTCCCAGTGAGGACTGAGAGGGACATCCCAGCGAGAGACAAACTGCAGCGACGACTCAGTTTGGAGTCTGCGCGGGAACTCACTGACAGTTCAGATGAGATGGACGACACGCTCTACAGCACTACGGGACGGAGACGGACCAAGCATCATAGAACTATTGAACAG TATGAGCGTGAAATAGAACGACTAAAATGTTCAGTGGAATTGTTGCGCGGACGGCTCGGTCCCACCGACGCTGGCACAGACCACACCGATGCTAAGATGAAGGCTATTATATCAAG GTTAATCTGCGTGGAGGAGGAGTTACGGCGCGAGCAAcgcaagatggcggccgcgcTGTCACACAAGCAGCGCGTCATAGAAGCGCAAGAGCACAGAATAGCCGCGCTCGATGAAGCAAACACGCGGCTTCTCTCCGCGTTAGTGCATTTACAGCAGCGGGCCCCACACCCCGCGCCCGCACACAACAATAGCACTCACTCGCCACACTCTCATCAGGAACTACAAATCTAG